The genomic window GCTACGAGGattataagtcaaaaaaaatagttttagaGATCATGCCGAGTTTGACcataccttatattatggaacataggagtaaaataataataataataataataataataataataataataataataataataataataaaaataaaagtattaACATGTGAAGTGTCTATTTTATTTATGGAAAATAAAGtgttattccctccgtcccctaatataagggattttgatattctGCTTACACTGTTTggccattcgttttattcatttttttggaattattgtttattttatttgtgacttactttattacacaaagtactttaagcacaactttttgttttctatatttgcacaaattttttgaataagacgagtggtcaaatagtgcacgcaaaatgttaaaatctcttatattaggggacggagggagtaagaccctgtttagatgggactaaaacttttaagtccctatcacatcggatgtttggacactaattataaatattaaacatagactattaataaaacccatccataatcttggactaattcgcgagacgaatctattgagcctaattaatccatgattagcctatgtgatgctacaataaacattctctaattatggattaattaggcttaaaaaatttatctcgcgaattagtttttatttatgtaattagttttgtaagtagtctatatttaatactttaaattagtgtctaaatatagggactaaagttaagtccctagatctaaacaccaccTAATAGATTAGCACGGGGCAAAAGCAGAGGTGGGGTAGATTTTGCACGGTAGATGTCGTAGAGAGAATAACTTTAGGGTTTGCACTGTAAATAAAAATGGGAAGCATATAAAACAGTGTTCCTGTGTCTTGTTTTGTTGGGTTTTTGggatctctcctcttcttctctcctcctgcttacaacaacaacagcaagtcaccaccaccaccacgcctctctctctctctctctctctctctctatttctctTACCACACAAACGGGGAAGGGTGGGTATCCTTCCCAATTCCCCGctgatctctatccaatccgcgccgcgcctcctcctctccaaggTAGggtttctcctctcctcttggCTTGCTGCCGCAATTCCAATTCCATGCCAATTTCTATCGATATTTCTGATGCTAGCTAACccaataataaattaaaggtgGAACGATCCGTTTCTATTTGTTTTGCTAGACAGGAGATGCCgccttggtggtggtggtgggatggatggatgtaaGAGCAGATTGATTGAttttagctgctgctgctgattgattgattgattggatTGGTGATGATAATTGCTCAATCGGATGCATGCGATGATccaattcttcttcttcttcttgtgatCTACAAATTCCAATacatatactagtagtagtaagaGTAAGCATTCATATAAGATAATGGAGGCGTCGGATCTGAACACCCACTTGCCGCCGCGCAAGCGACTGCTCGCCGGCCTCAGGATGGCCGCCCCTCCCTGCGCCGATGCTCCCCCACCCGCGCTCCTCACCGCCGAtctcgccgcccgcctccgccaCATGATggcctcctcatcctctcccgACGACATCGTCCAGGCCGCCAGGTCGgctgcctccaccgccgcccaagctgccgcggccgcccgggccaccgccgccgagaaGGCGGCCGTCGCTGCCAAGGCTAGGGCTGCTGCCCGCGCTGCCATGGAGTTCCTCGATTCCATTTCCAGGCCTGCCTCATCCAGGAACGGCCTCCAGCTCAAGCTCAAATCCAGGAAGAAGCATGTGCAGGTCAAGCTCTTGTACAAGCCCAATGGCCGCCTTGAGGAGGGTAGAGGAGGACCTCCTACTACTGGGGATGCTTCTTCCAAGCCCCGCAGGCGCGGCAGGGAGACCGATGAAGAGGTTGCTCGCAAATTGCACCGCGCCATGAACAGCTCGCCGCGCATTTCCTTCACTGGACCGAAGAGGCCACGCACCATTGCTGCTGAGAATGGGGGTGTGCTTGATGCTTGCAATGGTTCTTCACCTCATCCACCAACGTTTGAGGTCAGCACGATAACTAACGGATGCTCTTTAGGGCAATCTAGTGAGCTCCCTGTGCCATTTTCCGAGCATGAGGGTCTTGATGATGATAATAAAGATTCTTCTGGTCATGATACTACAAAGAGTAGGGCTATCGTTGGTaatggagttggagctggaaACCTAAGTGCTGGTCGGAAAGTGAAGATCAAGAGAAAGGAACTGCTTTTGAACCAACATAATAGTAAAGATACACAAGAGGCCAAAGAAATAAAACCGTCTATAGATTCTATACGATACGACGAATCAAAGCAAAATGGAGCTGAAAAGAGATTGAACCAGCTTGTAGATGCAAAGGATCCCTGTGATGGTTTGGCGCCGATGAAGATCTCATCTGTATGGAggttcaaaaagttcaaaacatcACACTGCTCTTCTGACAGTAAGGTTTTGCACAACGTGTGCCCCTCTACTTCGGCGGCTGAGACCTCTGCTTCGGTGAAAGCTGATTAGTGAGGTACCTTAGCTCATAGTTGGCAGATGCTTGTCTTAGCTATGTTTGTTGTGAGATTTTGTATGTTGAAGCTACCATTCGGACAAACAGGGAGGGCAGGTGATCTCTCCCGGTAGATTCCCCACCTTCTATTTGATTTTCATACAAACGTGCGTGCTTTTATGGTATATAAGTTACTGGATATTTCTACCAAGTTGTTTCTGCTCCACTCTTCCCAATTATGTTAGCAAGAATCTGTGACAAAGTCATATTGTCTTGAAATGCTGGGTCGTCGACATTACAGGCAAgagctgctactactactattattattattattggcTACAATCTAGAATGTAGTTGCCTATTTCGTTTAGTGCTTTGGTCTCTTGACCAATATGGACCTAATGAAATTAATTACTTGTGAACAGAATTGGAATTAGGTTTTATCAAAGGGATTGCCCTTCACTTTGATCATAGCTTGTGGCTGACCTAACTTGGTTAATTTTGTCCACTCTTCATATCGAAAACACAACACTAAAGAAGTCACTAGTGAATGATCTACCAGACAGTTTCTTCATTAATAGCAATATTGGTTTCTAGATCTTTAGCCATGTATGAGCATGGGGCATAATGGCAATGAAACTTGAAGGAGAGTGATTATGCAACCTGCCAATTCCATTCTTGAAATGTTGGCTCTTTAACTGCTGACTGATCTCACGGGGGTGTCtatatgttgagagcttgttATATCAGTAGAGCATGAAAATTTATGTGCAGAATTATGTTAGCTGATGATAGGCTTCAGTTTCTTGTTCGGTTGTGAACATAGATGTGTGCCAATGTTTTCCAGTCGATCAGTGAGCCTATATTTGGAGCAGAATGGAATTGAAGGGGGAAACCAAACAATCTCCGACTCTATCCTGGGCTTGTGTGTGGCCAGTAGTAGCTAGTTGGTGTAACATCTGAATGGATGCTCGGTTGATGTATGTGACTGTGGCGTCTGAGGTTATCCAGCTCTTTTGGAAGCACCCCATGCATGCACCAAGCAAGCACAGCTGCACAGATGAGAGATAGATATGGTGCTATTTGTCTTGCTGCCCAGCCAGTTGCTGAAAAATCTGAGCTTCTTCCCTTCTGGTTGTTGCCCGGTCAGTCCAGTTGCTGCTCGCTTTTTCGGCAGCTGTTCTGTTCACACGGACAGCATGGCCGTCGTCGACCTGAATAAAAGCGCATCTCAGCTTCAGCTTGCCCTGaattttgaccaacaataacAGGTTGCCGGTTGCTCTGCTCTGTTCTGTTAATACAAATTCCTTTTGGTTGTttgatatgatgatgatgatgaacatGCATGCAACAAGAAGAACAAACCTTCgctcaaaaagaaaagataaaagaaatgaACTTGTCCatggagaatatatatatacaactcaTGTACGCGTGTGTAGAAAGAAACATTGAAGATGTGCTATAGTATAATGTATAGCCTCTGATTTTCTTGTGTGGCTGACTGGTGGGCCCGGCTTCCTGACATAGTATTAAACATTTCTAGTGCTTTACGTACATACCTGCTCTAAAGGATGCTGCAAGTGGGCATCATTATTCAGAGAGAAATGGTTTCAGATCTGATCTACCCAACCAAAGCAAGTCTAACCATCTATCATCATGCTTCATTGCTGCTACTGCTCACTTGTGGTTGGCATCTCATCTCAAATCTCAAATCTCACAGGTGATTAAGCTGCCAGCCTGGCCTCTTAGCCACCCTTTTTTTTGTATTATTgtgtttcttaatttttttctctctgtctCTGTTGCGTAGTAGTGCAGAGGTGCAGTGCTGGTGAGTGATGTAATGTGGCACCAACCAAACCTGAAACCAGCATTCATCTCCACTCTTGTCCTCTCATCTTCAACAGTAACAGTGTAGATGATTTTGTGATTCTGTCCTGATTTAATGATGGCTCATTAGCCACCCGCAGAGATTTTTGCACTTACCCTATGGAATGCACTGTGTATGTAGTAGtgatgcagcagcaggagcTTCTAGTGTAGTGTACTCTTTCcgttaaacttttttaaaaaatcaaatcaaattccAAAGATAAATCTAGAAAAAGCTGACTTTATTTACTAGACGGAACGAGTAGTTTAGTGTTTGCTTGTTTATTGGAAGCAGGGTAATGCACCATTCCTCTTGTCTTGTTACTGCAAAACAACAGCAATGCCACTGTAGGAGTCGTTCgtttgttattgcttcttttgACTGTCGGCACTAGTAGCAGTTGATGCAACGTCATCCTGACGCCATCACCGGTTATTATAGCAAATCGTTGCATCATTACCGCTGCCTGTAATACCCGGTTCCTCTCACATCTACACTGTAGGAAAAATGAATACTGAGCTAGCAGAAAAACCCATAAACCTTGACAGTTGTGCAATATGCCACCCTTGGCTGCGCAAGATTAATGAtagaaaaccttttttttttctaaataattgaatgatttaatttaactattataaagttaaaaatagattaaaaatagtttttaaaaaGTTCTTATATATAATGTTATAGTAAAAATCACACCATCTATTGAGGGCTCGAAAAAGTGTTGCATTGATCCATTATTTCTTTCACTAAAAACTAGTAGGAAAATCTTGGGAGAATTTCTCGTAAGTTACTGGAGTGGTAATTCTTACCTGCAGCGTACGACCGTACGTTGTGCTGGACGACAGATACCATGTGGAGTACAAAATAACAAATCGTAAAAATGGCCACATGCCACACAATGCAACAAAGATTATTCCTCCCTCtttttctttgtgtgtgtgAGGTTGAGATAGAGACATACATAAACTACACAAGAGGGTAGAGTAGAGTACTACTCCGTTATCACCTGCCTGCCCTACTTTTGTATTATTTTGCATACTCCAGTATATATTTGAATGACCTAAAACTTAACTGCATGCTAATGTCATGCAATTTATTTTAGCCACTGTGCTTGGACAACATAAGTTTTGTGATGCAACCTATAGATTTTCCAAAGAAGCCAGATCGGGCTCATATGTTCATCATCCAAAATTTTCCGAGCCCAAGGTAGATTTTTAAGAAAACCCTATGTTTTCTAATCAaagttttagaaaatcataagtaTTATGACTTGTAGTAGCATATAATCACATGTTTTGTGGTCTGAGTGCTTTACAAAACCTTACTCTTATTCAAATCTCGTTTAATTTTAACATACCTGAAACAATGTCATTCAATATATAGCGAATAGTTGAATCAACAacttaatgaaaaaaaatcaataactgaaaattttcatatgcattatatatttttaaaattaagcaAATGCATCATATACAAAGTGTAAGAATGTGTTTTATGAAACTTTATAACTATAATTCATGGGATTATGTGCCAGCAGTCATAATATCAAGtgttttatacaactttgatcaTGTAGTATGGAGTTTCCTGGAATTtacttaatatatttttcaaatatcaAGACAATTAGCATATCAACACTCCTCGGATTACCGTCGGTTTAAGGATATGTTGTTGGTAGGCGATGGATGAAACGGAGTTGAAGACAATTATTTGGGAGTgaattaatattattaaactGATAAATTGAACTattcatttaaaaaaagaactaataaagaaaagttttttttaaaaaaaatttgaatatgaataatttataaaatatttgtgtTAAAAACATGAAGAACATATGTaaagattagtcttaaaaattatatttcaataaaatcatatatttactaatatttatatatattataacgGAGAATAGTTATCGAGTTGTTTTTTTTGAGATCATATTTTTATCTAAGTATTATCAACCTGTTACTGGAAAGGAGTATAGTAGAAACATTGTTTATTTAGTAAAGAAAAACCCTAGTGGATTAGTGGAAATTACTGCAACAGTTACAGGCTTACAGCGGAGTAAGTAGTGTAGTACTGGTGATTTTACAAAAGGGCCCTCAACATTCCAGCGAAATCGAGGGTAAGCCCTGCGCCGCACCAAATAATCTCTCGGCTTCCAATTTTTCCACACAACACAACACCCataccctctctctcctctcctcccgatCTCGCCGCGCCGGgaaccctcgccgccggccacccccgccgcctccgccgccctcgcgccaGGCGAATCCGCACGGCCcccgctgcccgccgcctcctccggccgcgATGGAGGCGGCGTTCGACGCTTACTTCCGCGCCGCGGATCTGGACCGCGACGGCCGGATCAGCGGGCAGGAGGCCGTCGCCTTCTTCAAGGCCTCCGCTCTCCCCCAACCCGTCCTAGCCCAGGTATTCAATCCCCCCGCCCCTCCCCACATAGATCTTGCATTCGATTCCCCCGACCACCTCAATCCGCCTCAATTCCGCGCTCTCCTGCCCTCTAGCCCTGCGGATTTCGACCCATGCTATCTGTGCTCATTTCTTCATGCTCCCTCATCTCATCTACTCCTACCTCTCACtcatcgctgctgctgctttatCTGCTTCCTAATTCAATCACTCCCTTTCTCTGTATTTTTCTACTACTCATACTTACCAACTACTAGTTCACTTCTCTTACCCTATGGATTGTACCTATTTGGAGTACCTCtcaatcaatatatatatatatatatagtcacaTAGATAGGGAACTCTACTCCTCCGAGGAGTGTCATTTTCTTTTATCATTTATAATCTACACAATTTTGTGCCCCCTGTTACCTCAATGGGCTCAACTTGGATCCTAGTTACTTCTGCACTACAAGATCACACTGTTTGTCTAATTATGCTGACCTTGTACTTCACTGTTTGGAATCTACTAGGtgcttaaaaaaacaactcaaCTGTAGCTCGAATCTTGAATGATTTATGGACTGCTGCTTTCTGATGCCAAAATTTAGGACCTTTCAGCTGTGCCTGTTTTCAGCGACATTAGGTTTCGAGATTATGTGATTTTGTTTTCAAAGGAAGGGAGTTGTATGGTTtggtttcttaaaaaaaaaaaactggacccTGGATCTTTTGTATCATTGTCAATATGACCCTGTTCCGTACTATCCTAGAACACTCACCTCTCAAATTTTCATGCGAGTATATTGGTTTGAGGTGAGaatttcatttaaaaaaaaaaccatccgTGAACTGATCTTAGTGTGTTCCCTTTACTTTCTGGTATTCTTAACATTCTGCTTTGGCACCCTCAATATTTTGCTTACTAATTGCATGCCACTTAATTTTCTGCTGCAGATCTGGACGTATGCTGATAAAAATCGAACTGGTTTTCTTGGCCGTGAAGATTTCTACAATGCTCTTAGACTTGTCACGGTAGCGCAGAGTGGCCGAGAACTGACACCGGATATTGTTAGGTCAGCGTTATATGGTCCAGCTGCTGCAAAAATTCCCGCTCCTAGGATAAATGTTTCAACTCCACTTCCTAATGCAACTAGTGTCACTAGCCCCTTGCAACCCACTCAAGCACCTCGCCCTGCTCAGCAGAGTCCTGCTATACAAGGATCCCAGGGCCCCCTTAGCACATCACTAAATCCACAGGTCCTTCAACCTGGTAATGTTGTCAGGCCACCACAAGCGTCAATAGCAAACACTCCTGCTCAGGCAATTGCTCCAAGGGCGCCCGCAGGTGGTGTTCCAAACCATACTGTTCCAGCAACAACAGGTCTATCAACTGATTGGTTTAATGGCAAGAAAAGCGCAAGTCCATTGGGTGTAACTTCACAAACTCCAACCAGAGGTGTTTCTCCACAGGTCAACCTTGCTACCGCGGGAATACCAACACAGAGTTCAACTCCTATAGCAGGCTATGGCTCTCACACTCCAGCCAGTACAACATCTGTAAAGGCGAATTCAGCAGATTTAAACCTTCTGTCTTCACCGCCAGCTGCTAATGACTCCAAGGCATTGGTGCCTTTGGGGAATGGATTATCATCGGCCTCAACATTTGGTGTCGACCCTTTTGCTGCAACTCCACAAGCAAAGCAAGATTCATCTTCCCCCCCTGTGGTTTCA from Oryza glaberrima chromosome 6, OglaRS2, whole genome shotgun sequence includes these protein-coding regions:
- the LOC127777814 gene encoding uncharacterized protein LOC127777814 — protein: MEASDLNTHLPPRKRLLAGLRMAAPPCADAPPPALLTADLAARLRHMMASSSSPDDIVQAARSAASTAAQAAAAARATAAEKAAVAAKARAAARAAMEFLDSISRPASSRNGLQLKLKSRKKHVQVKLLYKPNGRLEEGRGGPPTTGDASSKPRRRGRETDEEVARKLHRAMNSSPRISFTGPKRPRTIAAENGGVLDACNGSSPHPPTFEVSTITNGCSLGQSSELPVPFSEHEGLDDDNKDSSGHDTTKSRAIVGNGVGAGNLSAGRKVKIKRKELLLNQHNSKDTQEAKEIKPSIDSIRYDESKQNGAEKRLNQLVDAKDPCDGLAPMKISSVWRFKKFKTSHCSSDSKVLHNVCPSTSAAETSASVKAD